A genomic region of Pseudomonas migulae contains the following coding sequences:
- the aceK gene encoding bifunctional isocitrate dehydrogenase kinase/phosphatase, with translation MPQQWPAADIARMILDGFDDYREHFRQITDGARARFEQAKWQEAQVASAARINLYEEKVSETVDRLHVAFDADTLDVSCWPLVKSAYISLIDLRFDDELSETWYNSIFCGLFSHDLISDGCMFIHTTRPSLRRARAAQTRTYKPQGKLSDMLASIFADYRFSEDYADLSGDLHRLEAQLRENLPDWVCKDPELNVELFSSVLYRNKGAYLVGRIFTRDEQWPLVIPLLHREGRGIQIDALITDEADVSIIFSFTRSYFMVDVPVPAEFIGFLRRILPGKHIAELYTSIGFYKHGKSEFYRALINHLANTDDQFIMAPGVRGMVMSVFTLPGFNTVFKIIKDRFSPSKNVDRATVIEKYRLVKSVDRVGRMADTQEFADFRFPLSKFDPACLEELLEVAASTVSVEDDTVLIRHCWTERRMTPLNLYLENANEAQVREALEDYGLAIKQLAAANIFPGDMLLKNFGVTRHGRVVFYDYDEICFLTEANFRHIPQPRTPEDEMASEPWYSIGPLDVFPEEFPPFLFADSGQRRLFDQLHGELYNADYWKSLQEAIRGGKVIDVFPYRRKGLDNE, from the coding sequence ATGCCGCAGCAATGGCCAGCCGCCGACATCGCTCGAATGATCCTCGATGGCTTTGACGATTACCGCGAGCATTTCCGCCAGATCACCGACGGCGCCCGGGCTCGCTTCGAGCAGGCCAAGTGGCAGGAGGCGCAGGTCGCCTCGGCGGCGCGGATCAACCTCTACGAAGAGAAAGTCAGCGAAACGGTCGACCGGCTGCACGTCGCTTTCGACGCCGATACGCTGGATGTCAGCTGCTGGCCCCTGGTCAAAAGCGCCTACATCAGCCTGATCGACCTGCGCTTCGACGATGAACTGTCCGAGACCTGGTACAACTCTATCTTCTGCGGGCTGTTCAGCCATGACCTGATCAGCGACGGCTGCATGTTCATCCACACCACCCGGCCGAGCCTGCGTCGGGCGCGCGCCGCGCAGACCCGCACCTACAAGCCCCAGGGCAAGCTGTCCGACATGCTGGCGAGCATTTTTGCCGACTATCGCTTCAGCGAGGATTACGCCGATCTGTCGGGCGACTTGCATCGTCTCGAAGCACAATTGCGCGAGAACCTGCCGGACTGGGTGTGCAAGGACCCGGAACTCAACGTCGAGTTGTTTTCTTCGGTGCTTTACCGCAACAAGGGCGCGTACCTGGTGGGCCGAATTTTCACCCGGGACGAGCAGTGGCCGCTGGTGATTCCGCTGCTGCACCGCGAAGGGCGGGGGATTCAGATCGATGCGTTGATCACCGATGAAGCCGACGTGTCGATCATCTTCTCGTTCACCCGTTCGTACTTCATGGTCGACGTGCCGGTGCCGGCGGAGTTCATCGGTTTCCTGCGGCGCATTCTGCCGGGCAAGCACATCGCCGAGTTGTACACCTCGATCGGTTTCTACAAACACGGTAAATCCGAGTTCTACCGGGCGCTGATCAACCACCTGGCCAACACCGACGACCAGTTCATCATGGCCCCCGGTGTGCGCGGCATGGTGATGAGCGTGTTCACCTTGCCGGGGTTCAACACCGTATTCAAAATCATCAAGGACCGTTTCTCGCCGTCGAAAAACGTCGACCGCGCGACGGTGATCGAGAAGTACCGTCTGGTGAAAAGTGTCGACCGGGTCGGGCGCATGGCCGATACCCAGGAGTTCGCCGACTTCCGTTTCCCGTTGAGCAAGTTCGACCCGGCGTGTCTGGAAGAATTGCTCGAGGTGGCCGCCTCCACGGTCTCGGTGGAGGACGACACCGTGTTGATCCGCCACTGCTGGACCGAACGGCGGATGACGCCGTTGAACCTGTATCTGGAAAACGCCAACGAGGCGCAGGTGCGCGAGGCGCTGGAAGATTACGGTCTGGCGATCAAGCAACTGGCTGCGGCGAACATCTTTCCCGGCGACATGCTGCTGAAAAACTTCGGCGTCACCCGTCACGGTCGCGTGGTGTTTTATGACTACGACGAGATCTGCTTCCTGACCGAAGCCAACTTCCGCCACATCCCGCAACCGCGCACGCCGGAAGATGAGATGGCGTCCGAACCGTGGTATTCGATCGGACCGCTGGATGTCTTCCCCGAGGAGTTTCCGCCGTTCCTGTTCGCCGATTCCGGTCAGCGGCGCTTGTTCGATCAGTTGCATGGCGAGTTGTACAACGCCGATTACTGGAAAAGCCTGCAGGAAGCCATTCGCGGCGGCAAAGTGATCGATGTGTTCCCGTATCGGCGCAAAGGCCTGGATAACGAATAA